One segment of Rickettsiales bacterium Ac37b DNA contains the following:
- the proA gene encoding Gamma-glutamyl phosphate reductase, with product MNITNELTKVKQASSALFLLNDEQINNVLNELALVLLNNAVKIIAENKKDLASMDKGNPMYDRLFLDENRIRNIADSIKKVALLPTPIKHILQKKIMQNGLTINKISVPLGVIAVIYESRPNVTMDVFSLCFKSCNGCILKGGKEAYYSNVILVSIIKEVLVKNHINPNIIALFSLNRKETKNLIMANGLIDACIPRGSKNLIDFVRENATIPIIETGAGVVHLYFDLHGDITKGKNIINNSKTRRVSVCNALDCLLIHKDRLYDLYTIIEPLQSHNVELFVDKQAYQILKDNYPANLLSYNEQEIYGQEFLSYKMSIKTVTSLDEAIQHVTNYTSGHSEAIITEDNTASECFIQSIDAAVVYINASTAFTDGEQFGMGAEIGISTQKLHARGPMGLDSLTSYKWIVYGSGQIRE from the coding sequence ATGAATATTACAAATGAACTTACTAAAGTAAAACAAGCAAGTAGTGCTCTTTTTTTATTAAATGATGAGCAAATCAATAATGTTTTAAACGAATTAGCTTTAGTATTATTAAATAATGCTGTAAAAATCATTGCTGAAAATAAGAAAGATTTGGCAAGTATGGATAAAGGTAATCCTATGTATGATCGCCTCTTTCTTGACGAAAATAGAATACGCAATATTGCAGATAGTATTAAAAAAGTTGCATTGTTACCTACTCCCATAAAACATATATTGCAAAAAAAAATAATGCAAAATGGCCTTACGATCAATAAGATTTCTGTTCCGCTTGGAGTAATAGCTGTTATTTACGAATCAAGACCTAACGTAACTATGGATGTATTTAGTCTATGTTTTAAAAGTTGCAATGGCTGTATACTCAAAGGCGGTAAAGAAGCTTATTATAGTAATGTCATATTAGTATCAATAATTAAAGAAGTTTTAGTCAAAAATCACATTAATCCTAATATCATTGCACTCTTTTCTTTGAATAGAAAAGAAACAAAAAATTTAATTATGGCAAATGGCCTGATAGATGCTTGCATACCTAGGGGTAGTAAAAATTTAATTGATTTTGTAAGAGAAAATGCAACTATACCTATTATTGAAACTGGTGCTGGAGTGGTACATTTATACTTTGATTTACATGGAGATATTACCAAAGGAAAAAATATCATCAATAATTCTAAAACTAGAAGAGTAAGTGTGTGTAATGCTTTAGATTGCTTACTAATACATAAAGACCGTTTATATGATTTATATACCATTATAGAACCTTTACAATCTCATAATGTTGAACTCTTTGTTGATAAACAAGCATATCAGATACTCAAAGATAACTATCCTGCTAATTTGCTTTCCTATAATGAGCAAGAAATTTATGGACAAGAATTTTTATCATATAAAATGTCTATTAAAACTGTTACCTCTTTAGATGAGGCAATACAACATGTTACAAATTATACCTCAGGACATAGTGAAGCAATTATTACTGAAGATAATACAGCCTCAGAATGTTTTATACAATCTATTGATGCTGCCGTAGTATATATTAATGCCTCAACTGCTTTTACAGACGGAGAACAATTTGGAATGGGGGCAGAAATTGGTATTAGCACACAAAAATTGCATGCTCGTGGCCCTATGGGGCTAGATTCATTGACCAGCTACAAATGGATTGTGTATGGCTCGGGTCAAATTAGAGAGTAA
- a CDS encoding DNA polymerase III subunit chi, with protein sequence MTEISFYHLTVLQLERALPRLLEKVVATRKKAILLSPTEEQMNILNDLLWTYSTKVFLPHGTKKEGFINKQPIYLTSEEENPNNAEILITTYGIKPKFLSSFTRCIDIFNGNDEEELENAKLRIAEYQKQGHNIIYWQQTQNGTWEQNNNYNFA encoded by the coding sequence ATGACTGAAATTAGTTTTTATCATTTGACAGTTTTACAGCTTGAACGCGCTTTACCAAGGTTACTTGAGAAGGTAGTCGCTACTAGAAAAAAAGCTATATTGCTTTCTCCCACAGAGGAGCAGATGAATATTTTAAATGATTTACTTTGGACCTATAGTACTAAAGTTTTTCTTCCACATGGTACTAAAAAAGAGGGGTTCATTAATAAGCAACCTATTTATCTAACCTCTGAAGAAGAAAATCCAAATAATGCTGAAATACTAATTACTACCTATGGTATAAAACCAAAATTTTTATCAAGTTTTACAAGATGTATAGATATATTTAATGGTAATGATGAAGAAGAATTGGAAAATGCAAAGCTACGTATAGCTGAATATCAAAAACAAGGACATAATATTATTTACTGGCAACAAACTCAAAACGGTACCTGGGAACAAAATAATAATTATAACTTTGCTTAG
- the proB gene encoding Glutamate 5-kinase → MMIIVIKVGTQSILSKEGMPLIDIMQSIVNQIVDIQQQGHKVIFISSGAVSFGRNIARNYLNKEYNSSIGEKQLLASLGQHELIHLYSKMLIKHKFLASQILLTKQDFYTRQHYLNISRLIRETLKHNYIIPIINENDSVAIEELMFTDNDELAGLIATQINADKLIILSNIEGVYSGNPDLPESTLLHTINLNQNWPNVSSSKSLHGRGGMISKLSNAKKMSKLGIMTHIASINQPNILNRIINGESVGTTIVPYHKKSNIKKWIAYSSPTGKIFINDPLYEILKEDKRIISILPVGILSYNGKFEKGDIIEILNINQDIIGLGIARYDSNKLDSFLGQKNKPALIHYDYLYIF, encoded by the coding sequence ATGATGATAATTGTAATTAAGGTAGGTACACAAAGCATATTATCTAAAGAAGGTATGCCACTTATAGATATAATGCAATCTATTGTGAATCAAATAGTGGATATACAACAGCAGGGACATAAAGTTATTTTCATAAGCTCTGGAGCTGTTAGCTTTGGTCGTAATATAGCACGCAACTATCTAAATAAAGAATATAATTCATCTATCGGAGAAAAACAGTTATTAGCATCTTTAGGTCAACATGAATTAATACATCTTTATTCCAAAATGTTGATAAAACATAAATTTTTAGCATCACAAATTTTACTAACAAAGCAAGATTTTTATACCAGACAGCATTATTTAAATATATCTAGATTGATACGAGAAACCTTAAAACATAATTATATTATTCCCATAATCAATGAAAATGATAGTGTAGCAATTGAAGAATTAATGTTTACAGACAATGATGAATTAGCTGGATTAATTGCAACACAGATAAATGCCGATAAGCTTATTATATTAAGTAATATAGAAGGAGTTTATAGTGGTAATCCAGATTTACCCGAATCTACATTATTACACACAATAAATCTTAATCAAAATTGGCCAAATGTTTCCAGTAGCAAAAGCTTACATGGCAGAGGTGGAATGATCAGTAAACTAAGTAATGCAAAGAAAATGTCAAAACTTGGTATTATGACTCATATAGCTTCTATAAATCAACCCAATATATTAAATAGAATAATCAATGGAGAATCGGTTGGCACCACTATTGTTCCGTATCATAAAAAATCAAACATAAAAAAATGGATTGCATATAGTTCTCCGACAGGTAAAATATTTATAAACGATCCCTTATATGAAATTTTAAAAGAAGATAAGCGTATTATCAGCATTTTACCTGTAGGTATCCTTTCTTATAATGGTAAATTTGAAAAAGGAGATATCATAGAAATTTTAAATATTAATCAGGATATCATAGGGCTTGGTATAGCAAGATATGATTCTAATAAATTAGATAGTTTTTTAGGACAAAAAAATAAGCCGGCTTTAATCCATTATGATTATCTTTACATTTTCTAA
- a CDS encoding NB-ARC domain protein has product MLRIYIVKYGIISYILLASTLGNASNKHFPKIWNIQNYNRYFAGREEIINKIHLTFEDKTDTVSLIGVGGIGKTQIAKKFAELYRENYDIIWWFDAAKNLEDQYKNLSESWNEHIIVDSQSIHYIDTKNLAKQDIINKIKNNLRTTNLNYLIVFDNVINKEDIIPYIPEHHNSKRANVIITSRKINMIGEIIKVPTFKRKESIVLIEKLINDISKNESEKLAEVLYDYPLAISQAASYIKFHLSVTPKTYIELLKKDYKTIWKGEEKMKESSEKFLDITDSHSESLMQTINLTITKIKEQSEDTYKLLIICSLLNNNSIPQELLLKLNAENNNTRSELESHEALSLIEQYLLIEKNQVNSSILTYNIHEIIQKLILDQLDETTLNKYLNLLVKEFNIFLPHQIDLLVPFLEQNSYLLPHVIKIVELCKQNNIYNNEVLALNLRILQYYLPGERNFIKGNEYINNIEDIKKHLLFIDPLLKVRSIVMKAALLDWQDGNFKEAETILKEAVKIISSIEKAYEEKLMVYNRIAQTYQFLGDIEESIKYSDLGKKVIDSALSDGEYLGNQDAFYISRSRIKMDQGKLDEALENIKIAYSKLSDHYPFVGALFPISAMETDILLRKKNYKESYNKSTEMLEKVTQYILDSNHIYFGRIKGMLGYSLYGLNRLVEAQKAVEESIEIFKNGDYINTRYNAVSYMLFGMILMQEKKYQEAQKYFLQSEEIFEKIFVKKTIDDISRLYSMIVESSLRLNDDGLARYYATKHQEHFGYSHPRTFEIRDHLFNLTSGIAK; this is encoded by the coding sequence ATGTTACGTATTTATATAGTTAAATATGGTATTATATCATATATATTATTAGCTTCAACGCTTGGTAATGCATCTAATAAACATTTTCCTAAAATATGGAATATACAGAATTACAATAGATATTTTGCAGGAAGAGAAGAAATTATTAACAAAATTCATCTTACATTTGAAGATAAAACAGATACTGTGTCTCTTATAGGAGTAGGAGGAATAGGAAAAACACAAATTGCTAAAAAATTTGCTGAGCTATATAGAGAAAATTATGATATTATATGGTGGTTTGATGCTGCAAAGAATTTAGAAGATCAATATAAAAATTTATCTGAGAGTTGGAACGAGCATATTATAGTTGATTCTCAATCTATACATTATATAGATACAAAAAATCTTGCAAAACAAGATATAATCAATAAAATAAAAAATAATTTAAGAACAACAAATTTAAATTATTTAATCGTCTTTGATAATGTTATTAATAAAGAGGATATAATACCTTATATACCTGAACATCATAATAGTAAGCGAGCAAATGTAATTATTACATCAAGAAAAATTAATATGATTGGGGAAATAATAAAAGTGCCTACTTTTAAAAGAAAAGAATCAATTGTTTTAATTGAAAAATTGATTAATGATATATCAAAAAATGAATCTGAAAAATTAGCAGAAGTACTATATGATTATCCTTTAGCCATATCACAAGCAGCCTCGTATATAAAGTTTCATCTTAGTGTTACTCCAAAAACTTATATTGAATTATTAAAAAAAGATTACAAAACTATATGGAAAGGGGAAGAAAAAATGAAAGAATCTTCAGAAAAATTTTTAGACATTACTGATAGTCATTCAGAATCTCTTATGCAAACAATTAATCTAACCATTACAAAAATAAAAGAACAATCCGAAGATACGTATAAGTTATTAATAATATGTTCATTACTTAATAATAATAGTATACCTCAAGAATTATTGCTTAAACTAAATGCAGAAAATAACAATACACGCAGTGAACTAGAAAGTCATGAAGCACTTTCTTTAATAGAGCAATATTTATTAATTGAAAAAAACCAAGTGAATTCTAGCATATTAACATATAACATTCATGAAATTATCCAGAAGCTAATATTAGATCAACTTGATGAAACCACGTTAAATAAATATTTAAACTTACTAGTTAAGGAGTTTAATATATTTTTGCCTCATCAAATAGACCTTTTAGTACCGTTTCTAGAACAAAACTCTTACTTGCTACCACATGTTATAAAGATTGTTGAATTATGTAAACAAAATAATATTTATAATAATGAAGTCTTAGCTCTAAATTTAAGGATATTACAATATTATTTACCTGGAGAAAGAAATTTTATTAAAGGAAATGAATATATAAATAATATAGAAGATATTAAAAAACATCTATTATTTATAGATCCTTTATTAAAAGTAAGATCAATCGTCATGAAAGCAGCTTTATTAGATTGGCAGGATGGAAATTTTAAAGAAGCAGAAACTATACTAAAAGAAGCAGTAAAAATAATTTCTAGTATAGAGAAAGCATATGAGGAAAAATTAATGGTGTATAATAGAATTGCACAAACTTATCAATTTTTAGGTGACATAGAAGAATCAATTAAATATTCTGATTTAGGTAAAAAAGTTATAGATAGCGCACTTAGTGATGGTGAATATTTAGGGAATCAAGATGCCTTTTATATTTCACGCTCTAGAATTAAAATGGATCAGGGCAAATTAGATGAAGCGTTAGAAAATATTAAAATTGCTTATTCAAAACTCTCAGATCATTATCCATTTGTAGGAGCTTTATTTCCAATATCTGCCATGGAAACAGATATATTATTACGTAAAAAAAATTATAAAGAATCTTATAATAAATCTACTGAAATGCTGGAAAAAGTTACTCAATATATATTAGATTCTAATCATATATATTTTGGTAGAATAAAAGGCATGTTAGGATATTCATTATATGGATTGAATCGGCTGGTAGAAGCACAAAAAGCAGTTGAAGAAAGTATTGAAATTTTTAAAAATGGTGATTACATAAATACTAGATATAATGCCGTTTCATACATGTTATTTGGTATGATATTAATGCAAGAAAAGAAATACCAAGAAGCTCAGAAATATTTCCTGCAATCAGAAGAAATTTTTGAAAAAATATTTGTAAAAAAGACAATCGATGACATAAGTAGATTGTATAGTATGATCGTGGAAAGCTCTTTAAGATTAAATGATGATGGATTAGCACGGTATTATGCTACAAAACATCAAGAACATTTTGGTTATTCACACCCACGTACGTTTGAAATACGCGATCATTTGTTTAATCTCACTTCAGGAATAGCTAAATAA
- the pepA gene encoding Cytosol aminopeptidase: MEIKFAETINDHDNNIIIPISEELELLENVQAQSQKYNNIIGNILANDSSFKGKKGDQLIITHAEKNIIKTFFLIGIGKKTDLTHLDFMNFGGEITAILNAKKIQNATLILDQNFISSQENSMAVGEGIYLRHYQFIKYKTQKVDEQLLSLKSITLIVKNAQDVEENFSSCRHVAVGVHFTRDLVSEPPNVLYPESYADRCQELTKLGVKVEVLGYKEMEKLGFGALLGVAQGSIREPKLVIIEWKGANDNDPPIAFIGKGVTFDSGGISIKPSAGMEDMKYDMAGSATVVGLIRTLAARKAKVNVVGIIGLVENMPDGNAQRPSDVVKTMSGQTVEVLNTDAEGRLVLADALWYCQDRFKPKFMINLATLTGAIVVTLGEIYAGLFSNNDDLSKKLLDIAEKVGEKLWRLPLDPAYDKQIESAIADMQNISNGRGAGSITAAQFLQRFVNDVPWAHLDIAGVAWTKKDLPLTPKGATAFGVRLLNKFVKAYYE; encoded by the coding sequence GTGGAAATTAAATTTGCTGAAACCATAAATGATCATGATAATAATATTATTATACCTATTTCAGAAGAATTAGAATTATTAGAAAATGTACAGGCACAAAGCCAAAAATATAATAATATAATAGGTAATATATTAGCAAATGACTCCAGTTTTAAAGGGAAAAAAGGTGATCAGTTAATTATTACTCATGCAGAAAAAAATATAATTAAAACATTTTTTCTGATAGGAATAGGAAAAAAAACAGATCTAACACATTTAGATTTCATGAATTTTGGTGGTGAAATTACAGCAATATTGAATGCTAAAAAGATCCAAAATGCTACACTCATATTAGACCAAAATTTTATATCTTCTCAAGAAAATAGTATGGCAGTTGGTGAGGGTATTTATTTACGCCATTATCAATTCATAAAATATAAAACTCAAAAAGTAGATGAACAATTATTATCATTAAAGTCTATCACTTTAATCGTCAAAAATGCACAAGATGTAGAAGAGAACTTCAGTAGTTGTAGGCATGTTGCTGTGGGAGTACATTTTACTCGTGATTTAGTTTCTGAGCCGCCAAATGTTTTATACCCTGAAAGCTATGCAGATCGTTGTCAAGAATTAACAAAACTGGGAGTAAAAGTTGAAGTTCTTGGGTATAAAGAAATGGAAAAACTAGGCTTTGGCGCTTTACTTGGGGTGGCTCAAGGTAGTATTAGAGAGCCTAAATTAGTAATAATAGAGTGGAAAGGAGCAAATGATAATGATCCTCCAATAGCTTTTATAGGGAAAGGTGTTACTTTTGATAGCGGAGGTATATCTATAAAACCATCTGCTGGTATGGAAGATATGAAATATGATATGGCTGGTTCTGCTACTGTAGTTGGGTTGATTAGGACGCTAGCTGCTCGTAAAGCAAAAGTTAATGTTGTTGGTATCATAGGATTAGTTGAAAATATGCCTGATGGTAATGCTCAGCGCCCAAGTGATGTAGTAAAAACTATGTCTGGTCAAACTGTAGAAGTCTTAAATACTGATGCTGAAGGTAGGTTAGTTTTAGCCGATGCTTTATGGTATTGCCAAGATAGATTCAAGCCTAAATTTATGATTAATCTAGCTACCTTAACAGGTGCAATTGTGGTGACCTTAGGAGAAATATATGCAGGCTTATTTTCTAATAATGATGATTTATCAAAAAAATTATTAGACATTGCTGAAAAAGTTGGAGAAAAATTATGGAGATTACCTTTAGATCCTGCATATGATAAACAGATTGAGTCAGCAATAGCTGATATGCAAAATATCAGTAATGGAAGAGGAGCAGGTAGCATTACCGCAGCACAATTTTTACAGCGTTTTGTTAACGATGTACCTTGGGCACATCTTGATATAGCAGGTGTTGCATGGACTAAGAAGGATTTACCTTTAACACCAAAAGGTGCAACTGCCTTTGGGGTGAGGTTATTAAATAAATTTGTGAAAGCCTATTATGAATAA
- the dedA gene encoding membrane protein, producing the protein MLEFLGWITDFVHKFGYIGIFIMTFIESTFIPLPAEITLVPAGYLISTGEMNLYLVLIYSIAGTVGGSWLSYWIALHYGRNLIIKYGKYFFMNEQKLKKIESFFARHGNISTFTGRFLPGVKHYISFPAGLAQMPIKPFLTYTFLGSSIWVVVLLSVGYFIGSNQDTIKKYLMVIKLAMILLIAIIIIVYIILKSWNKRNQTKL; encoded by the coding sequence ATGTTAGAGTTTTTAGGTTGGATTACAGATTTTGTACATAAATTTGGTTATATAGGCATATTTATTATGACCTTTATAGAAAGTACCTTTATCCCACTACCTGCAGAAATTACATTAGTGCCAGCAGGTTATCTCATTAGTACGGGTGAGATGAATCTATATTTAGTACTTATATACAGTATTGCTGGAACTGTAGGAGGTTCTTGGCTTAGCTATTGGATAGCCTTACATTATGGGAGAAATTTGATAATAAAATATGGTAAATATTTTTTCATGAATGAGCAAAAATTAAAAAAAATTGAAAGTTTTTTTGCACGCCATGGAAATATCTCTACTTTTACAGGGAGATTTTTACCTGGAGTAAAACATTATATTTCTTTTCCAGCAGGTTTAGCGCAAATGCCTATTAAGCCTTTTCTGACATATACATTTCTTGGCAGTTCTATTTGGGTTGTGGTTTTACTTAGTGTAGGATATTTTATTGGTAGCAACCAAGATACTATTAAAAAATATTTAATGGTTATAAAACTGGCGATGATTTTGCTTATAGCTATTATAATCATTGTATATATTATTTTAAAATCATGGAATAAACGTAATCAAACTAAATTATAA
- a CDS encoding Thioredoxin-related protein, with product MDNDFLRNSDGTWKYTNRLINSKSLYLLQHAHDPIDWYDWCEEAFVRAKAENKPIFVSIGYYSCYWCNVMGREILSSQEIGDTLNKHFINIKVDKEEHPDLDKIYMSARQILTGESGWPNNIFLTHDLKPFFAIGTLIRAHNKLNFQTLLLKLEEWWRLRHDDLINNASNITNLMHVQLDKISSIAANDIILDEQIVEKLSDQLGIYFDIQHGGFFGAPKFPNESYTHFLLSSSENPQAFFMAFHTLNKIAKSAMYDHVDGGFHRYTIGAAWRIPHFEKMLYNQSLLSNCYLNAYSITKNQYYKNILDSNLKFVQTSLQNENGGFYSSIDAETNHVPGKYYTWDKAQIKSALSDAEYKEFFSYFELEIIQENSDNNISNISNISKQGVLFCNNYDIEVNYIKIKPILEKLRLIRAQRNHPNIDTKIITSWHSMMTTTYANAGLILNNSLYTKIAKKAANFLVENCINKKNELMHIVGNDSIEAFSEDYAYAIQALLALYRLTAEKYWLQKSLDLLNKCNTIFLESDGSYVYTNKKNDYMHLILVREAHDVTIPSANSIMLDNLVQICELTNNKIWLEQANKLINSFTQEIILQPMRFPYFLSGVYYKLMLEKAFKHVKLVNIDVPILIYTMKTITIYFYFEIDNNYYIYAHDNSNFYPTTFNISGSSNLTLHDITYPNVTDKVKLYKKHFHISANISFNNPSNLNNIERLDVTLYYQLCSENNCLYKDKLYEKVFVAVQNSSFNKID from the coding sequence ATGGATAACGATTTTTTAAGAAATAGCGATGGAACATGGAAGTATACCAATCGGCTGATTAACTCAAAAAGCCTTTATTTATTACAACATGCCCATGATCCTATTGATTGGTATGATTGGTGTGAGGAAGCTTTTGTAAGAGCCAAGGCTGAAAATAAACCTATTTTTGTAAGTATAGGATATTACAGTTGCTATTGGTGTAATGTAATGGGACGTGAAATATTGTCATCCCAAGAGATAGGTGATACCTTAAATAAGCATTTTATCAACATTAAAGTTGATAAGGAAGAACACCCAGATCTAGATAAAATATACATGAGTGCTAGACAAATTTTAACCGGAGAAAGTGGTTGGCCAAATAATATATTTTTGACTCATGATCTAAAACCATTTTTTGCAATAGGTACCCTGATTAGAGCACATAATAAGTTAAATTTTCAAACATTATTGCTTAAATTAGAAGAATGGTGGAGGTTAAGGCATGATGATTTAATAAATAATGCTAGTAATATTACTAATTTAATGCATGTTCAACTTGATAAAATATCATCTATTGCTGCAAATGATATTATTTTAGATGAACAAATTGTTGAAAAGCTTTCAGATCAGCTGGGAATATATTTTGATATTCAGCATGGTGGTTTTTTTGGTGCACCAAAATTCCCCAATGAAAGCTATACCCATTTTCTTCTATCATCATCTGAAAATCCACAAGCATTTTTTATGGCTTTTCATACCCTTAATAAAATAGCAAAAAGTGCTATGTATGATCATGTAGATGGTGGATTTCATCGCTATACTATTGGTGCTGCTTGGCGTATTCCTCATTTTGAGAAAATGTTATATAACCAATCTTTATTAAGCAATTGCTACTTAAATGCGTACAGTATTACTAAAAATCAATATTATAAAAATATCCTAGATTCTAATTTAAAATTTGTACAGACATCTTTACAAAATGAAAATGGAGGTTTCTATTCATCAATTGATGCAGAAACAAATCATGTGCCAGGTAAATATTATACTTGGGATAAAGCACAAATTAAATCTGCATTATCAGATGCAGAATATAAGGAATTTTTTTCCTATTTTGAACTAGAAATTATCCAAGAAAATTCAGATAATAATATTAGTAACATTAGCAATATTAGTAAGCAAGGAGTATTATTTTGTAATAATTATGATATCGAAGTTAATTATATCAAAATAAAACCTATATTAGAAAAGCTACGTTTAATTAGAGCGCAACGAAATCATCCTAATATTGATACTAAAATAATTACTTCTTGGCATTCGATGATGACCACCACTTATGCAAATGCAGGATTAATTTTAAATAATAGCTTATATACAAAAATTGCCAAGAAAGCAGCAAATTTCCTGGTAGAAAATTGTATAAATAAAAAAAACGAATTAATGCACATAGTAGGTAATGATTCAATTGAAGCATTTTCTGAAGATTATGCTTATGCTATCCAGGCACTATTAGCTCTTTATCGCCTTACTGCTGAGAAGTATTGGCTTCAAAAATCTTTAGATCTATTAAATAAGTGTAATACTATCTTCTTAGAATCTGATGGTAGTTATGTTTATACTAATAAAAAGAATGATTATATGCACCTAATATTAGTTAGAGAAGCCCATGATGTTACTATTCCTTCAGCAAACTCTATTATGTTAGATAATTTAGTTCAAATATGTGAACTTACTAATAATAAAATATGGCTTGAACAGGCTAATAAATTAATTAATAGTTTTACCCAAGAAATCATTTTACAACCTATGAGATTCCCATATTTTTTATCAGGTGTTTATTACAAATTAATGCTAGAAAAAGCATTTAAACATGTTAAACTTGTAAATATAGACGTGCCTATATTAATATATACAATGAAGACTATTACGATATATTTTTATTTTGAAATAGATAATAACTATTATATTTATGCACATGATAACTCTAATTTTTATCCAACCACATTTAATATTTCTGGATCATCAAACTTAACTTTACATGACATTACTTATCCAAACGTGACAGATAAAGTAAAATTATATAAAAAACATTTTCATATATCTGCTAATATATCTTTTAATAATCCTTCTAATTTAAATAATATTGAACGATTAGATGTTACCTTATATTATCAGTTATGTTCGGAAAATAATTGTTTGTATAAAGATAAATTGTATGAAAAAGTGTTTGTTGCAGTACAAAATTCCTCATTTAACAAGATTGATTAA